The following are from one region of the Arachis duranensis cultivar V14167 chromosome 10, aradu.V14167.gnm2.J7QH, whole genome shotgun sequence genome:
- the LOC107469346 gene encoding probable leucine-rich repeat receptor-like protein kinase IMK3, with product MQNQNQALQHVMRKNNHISENKKERWKTIVFFNVHSFWILVLMLLLLLLHSTVMNPVSCEDDRWDGVVVTESNFLALQAFKEELIDPKGFLRSWNDTGYGACSGSWNGIKCAKGQVIVIQLPWKGLRGRITERIGQLQGLRKLSLHDNRIGGAIPSSLGILPSLRGIQLFNNMLTGSIPLSIGYCPLLQSLDLSNNFLTGTIPDSIANSTKIYSLNLSFNSFHGSIPISLTGSRSLTFLSLQHNNLSGSLPNSWGGDGSMNNGPFFRLQSLILDHNFFTGIVPSSLGRLRELNEISLGHNRFIGAIPNELGTLSRLESFDFSNNELNGSLPATLSNLSSLKLLNLDNNHLGNQIPEALGKLHNLSVLILSRNKFSGHVPASIGKISALSQLDLSMNNLSGEIPLSLGTQVSLKFFNVSYNNLSGPVPTMLAKKFNSSSFVGNNQLCGYSLSSPCLAPAPSDEVLAPFPHQESKDRHHRKLGTKDKILIAAGALLLVLITLCCILLFCLIRKRANSTADNGKATRRAAGTTRTERGVALPVSSGEVEEGGDAGGKLVHFDGPIKFTADDLLCATAEIMGKSTYGTVYKATMEDGRQVAVKRLREKITKSQREFESEVCVLGRIRHPNLLALRAYYLGQKGEKLLVFDYMPRGSLASFLHVLRPETYIDWPTRMKIAQGIARGLFYLHSKANIIHGNLTSSNVLLDENTDAKIADFGLSRLMTAAANSNVIATAAALGYRAPELSKLKKANTKSDIYSYGVILLEILTGKSPGETRNGLDLPQWVASIVKEEWTNEVFDSDLMRDKASSSTVNDELLNTLKLALHCVDPTPSPRPEAHQILQQLEEIRPELPPVSPGEESWHHV from the exons TTCCTAGCACTTCAAGCCTTCAAGGAAGAGCTCATTGACCCAAAAGGATTCTTGAGAAGTTGGAATGACACCGGCTACGGTGCATGTTCCGGAAGCTGGAATGGCATAAAGTGTGCAAAGGGACAAGTTATAGTAATCCAGCTTCCATGGAAGGGATTGCGCGGCCGAATAACGGAACGGATTGGACAGCTTCAGGGTCTCCGGAAGCTTAGTCTTCACGATAACCGAATCGGCGGCGCAATCCCTTCGTCCTTGGGGATTCTCCCAAGCCTCAGAGGTATTCAGTTATTTAACAATATGTTAACTGGTTCAATCCCTCTTTCAATTGGTTACTGCCCTTTGCTTCAGTCTCTTGACTTAAGCAACAATTTTCTCACTGGAACAATCCCTGATAGCATTGCCAATTCCACAAAGATTTATTCTCTTAACCTTAGCTTCAATTCCTTCCATGGTTCCATTCCAATTAGCCTCACTGGCTCGCGTTCGCTGACGTTTCTTTCGCTTCAGCACAATAACCTCTCTGGATCCTTGCCTAATTCATGGGGTGGTGATGGTAGCATGAATAATGGCCCCTTCTTTAGGCTTCAAAGTTTGATTcttgatcataactttttcaCTGGCATTGTTCCTTCTTCTTTGGGAAGACTAAGAGAACTGAATGAGATTTCCCTTGGTCATAATCGGTTTATTGGAGCTATACCAAATGAATTAGGAACACTTTCTAGGCTCGAATCGTTTGACTTTTCGAATAATGAACTTAATGGAAGCTTGCCTGCTACACTCTCTAATTTATCCTCACTAAAACTATTGAATTTAGATAACAACCATCTTGGTAACCAAATACCAGAAGCTTTAGGGAAACTGCATAATCTTTCTGTTCTGATTCTGAGTAGGAACAAGTTTAGTGGTCATGTTCCTGCAAGTATTGGAAAGATTTCCGCGCTTTCACAGCTCGATTTGTCAATGAATAATCTCAGCGGAGAAATTCCATTATCTCTTGGGACACAAGTTAGTCTTAAGTTTTTCAATGTGTCTTACAACAATCTCTCAGGTCCCGTTCCAACTATGCTTGCTAAGAAATTTAACTCAAGTTCCTTTGTGGGAAACAATCAATTATGTGGTTATAGCCTTTCATCTCCATGTCTTGCACCTGCTCCATCAGATGAAGTTCTAGCACCGTTTCCACATCAAGAGTCGAAAGATCGCCATCATAGGAAACTAGGTACCAAAGACAAGATTCTCATAGCAGCAGGGGCACTGCTCTTAGTCCTCATTACACTATGCTGCATCCTGCTCTTCTGCTTGATCAGAAAGAGGGCGAATTCTACGGCGGATAATGGAAAGGCCACAAGGAGAGCTGCTGGTACGACTAGGACAGAAAGAGGAGTCGCGCTGCCTGTTTCTTCTGGTGAAGTTGAAGAGGGCGGCGATGCTGGAGGGAAGCTAGTCCATTTTGATGGACCAATTAAGTTTACAGCTGACGATCTCTTGTGCGCAACGGCGGAAATAATGGGAAAGAGCACCTATGGAACTGTGTACAAGGCTACAATGGAGGATGGAAGGCAAGTTGCAGTGAAGAGATTGAGAGAAAAGATCACAAAGAGTCAGAGAGAATTTGAATCGGAAGTTTGTGTTCTTGGGAGAATTAGACATCCCAATCTTTTGGCTCTAAGGGCCTATTACTTGGGACAAAAAGGGGAAAAGCTCCTTGTTTTTGATTACATGCCTAGAGGAAGCCTTGCTTCTTTCCTACATG TTCTTAGACCTGAAACATACATTGATTGGCCAACAAGGATGAAAATTGCGCAGGGAATTGCGCGTGGCTTGTTTTACCTTCATTCGAAGGCGAACATCATACATGGAAACCTTACATCCAGCAATGTGCTGCTTGATGAGAACACAGATGCTAAGATAGCAGATTTTGGCCTTTCTAGGTTGATGACAGCTGCTGCTAATTCCAATGTGATAGCTACAGCCGCAGCACTAGGATATCGCGCGCCTGAGCTCTCGAAACTCAAGAAGGCTAACACAAAATCTGATATATACAGCTATGGTGTGATCTTGCTGGAAATCTTGACAGGAAAGTCACCAGGTGAAACTAGGAATGGCTTGGATTTGCCTCAGTGGGTTGCTTCTATTGTCAAAGAAGAGTGGACAAATGAGGTTTTCGATTCGGATTTGATGAGGGACAAGGCATCATCCTCAACAGTTAATGATGAGTTGCTTAACACCTTGAAGCTTGCTTTGCACTGCGTTGATCCTACACCGTCGCCACGGCCGGAAGCTCACCAAATTCTCCAGCAGCTAGAAGAGATTAGGCCAGAGTTACCACCAGTTAGCCCTGGAGAAGAGTCTTGGCATCATGTTTAG